One genomic window of Candidatus Pseudobacter hemicellulosilyticus includes the following:
- a CDS encoding bifunctional UDP-N-acetylmuramoyl-tripeptide:D-alanyl-D-alanine ligase/alanine racemase, with product MNYFIDNILSIIGGHFLHRQDNAPIEQLLIDSRKLIFPHTSLFFALHGPRRDGHDFIGSLYAKGVRNFVVSQPVDTSSLPGANIIQVADSLEALQALAAWHRSRFAIPVLGITGSNGKTMVKEWLNQLLDTRYAIIRSPKSYNSQLGVPLSVWAMNEHHELAIFEAGISTRGEMEKLADIIQPTIGIFTNIGEAHSEGFDSIAEKVREKLQLFRQAGTLIYCRDMPELQAAIIPFAGEHPGLRLVSWGRSAEATLQVTSITSSRTDTVIQALYQQRPQEISIPFTDAASIENALHCWCLLLQLEVPATVIRQQLAQLSHVAMRLEMKNGINNCSVINDSYSADLSSFAIALDFLSQQAQHPRRTVILSDILQSGRTEQELYAQVAQALHQRGIDRLIGIGQTISRQEKIFKQAGIPAIHLYATVAEFKAAFHQLHFHDESILLKGARVFEFEAIDRLLEQKVHQTVLEIDLNAVVSNLKHFQQLLRPETKLMAMVKAFSYGSGSFEIANVLQFHKVDYLAVAYADEGVELRKGGIDLPVMVMNVDESTFDVLVQYDLEPDLYAPGLLRSFAAFLKRQGIQQYPVHIELETGMNRLGFSLSQLPELLEALQGNLFKVQSVFSHLAASEDPQHDNYTRQQYNIFLEMVARLQQAAPYPFIRHISNTGGISRHPDLQLDMVRLGIGLYGIDSGEVHGAGLQEVSTLKSTIAQIKELKEGETVSYGRRGVVTRKSRIATVRIGYADGYPRALGNGVGKVWVNGRLAPVMGTVCMDMTMIDITGMPSVMEGDEVELFGKNLPVQEVARWAGTIPYTLLTGVSQRVKRVYFQE from the coding sequence GTGAACTATTTCATTGACAATATCCTTTCCATCATTGGCGGTCATTTCCTGCATCGGCAGGATAATGCTCCCATTGAACAGTTGCTGATTGACAGCCGCAAGCTCATCTTCCCCCATACTTCTTTATTCTTTGCCCTGCACGGGCCCCGGCGTGACGGCCATGATTTTATCGGCAGCCTCTATGCCAAGGGTGTACGGAATTTTGTGGTGAGCCAGCCGGTGGATACCAGTTCCCTGCCCGGCGCCAATATCATCCAGGTGGCTGATAGCCTGGAAGCCCTGCAAGCGCTGGCGGCCTGGCACCGCTCCCGTTTTGCTATCCCGGTCCTTGGCATTACCGGCAGCAATGGTAAAACGATGGTGAAGGAATGGCTCAACCAGTTACTGGATACCCGGTACGCTATTATCCGCAGTCCCAAAAGCTATAACTCGCAGCTGGGGGTACCGCTGAGTGTATGGGCCATGAATGAGCACCATGAACTGGCCATTTTTGAAGCAGGTATTTCCACCCGGGGTGAGATGGAGAAGCTGGCGGATATCATTCAGCCTACTATCGGCATTTTTACCAATATCGGCGAAGCGCATAGTGAAGGATTTGACAGTATAGCTGAGAAAGTGCGTGAAAAATTACAGCTGTTCCGGCAGGCAGGCACCCTGATCTATTGCCGGGATATGCCGGAGCTGCAGGCTGCCATTATTCCTTTTGCCGGGGAGCATCCCGGCCTCCGGCTGGTAAGCTGGGGCCGTAGCGCTGAAGCTACCCTGCAGGTGACCAGTATTACCAGCAGCCGGACGGATACAGTGATACAGGCGTTGTATCAACAGCGACCGCAGGAGATCAGTATCCCGTTCACCGATGCGGCCTCCATAGAAAATGCGCTGCATTGCTGGTGCCTGCTGCTGCAGCTGGAAGTGCCGGCCACTGTTATCCGGCAGCAGCTGGCGCAGCTATCGCATGTGGCTATGCGGCTGGAGATGAAGAACGGGATCAATAACTGTTCAGTGATCAACGACAGCTACAGTGCGGACCTCAGTTCATTTGCCATAGCGCTGGATTTTTTGTCGCAGCAGGCACAGCATCCCCGCCGAACGGTGATCCTATCGGATATACTGCAGAGCGGCCGTACGGAGCAGGAATTGTATGCCCAGGTAGCTCAGGCGCTACACCAGCGGGGTATTGACCGGCTGATAGGGATCGGGCAGACCATCAGCCGGCAGGAAAAGATCTTCAAACAGGCAGGCATACCTGCCATTCATTTATATGCTACCGTAGCGGAATTCAAAGCCGCCTTCCACCAGCTGCATTTCCATGATGAGAGCATCCTGCTGAAAGGCGCCCGTGTATTTGAATTTGAAGCGATAGACCGGCTGCTGGAACAGAAAGTACACCAGACCGTCCTGGAGATAGACCTGAATGCGGTGGTGAGCAATCTGAAACATTTCCAGCAATTGCTGCGGCCCGAGACAAAGCTGATGGCCATGGTGAAAGCCTTTTCCTACGGCAGCGGCAGTTTTGAGATAGCCAATGTATTGCAGTTCCATAAAGTGGATTACCTGGCGGTGGCCTATGCGGATGAGGGCGTGGAGCTGCGGAAAGGGGGCATAGACCTGCCGGTGATGGTCATGAATGTGGATGAATCCACTTTTGATGTGCTGGTGCAGTATGACCTGGAACCGGACCTGTATGCGCCCGGGCTGCTCCGTTCCTTTGCAGCTTTCCTGAAAAGGCAGGGCATACAGCAATACCCGGTACATATTGAGCTGGAAACAGGTATGAACCGGCTGGGGTTTTCCCTTAGCCAGCTGCCGGAACTGCTGGAAGCGTTGCAGGGTAACCTTTTCAAAGTGCAGAGTGTGTTCAGTCACCTGGCCGCCAGTGAGGACCCGCAGCATGACAACTATACCCGGCAGCAGTACAATATATTCCTGGAAATGGTGGCGCGGCTGCAACAGGCGGCGCCTTACCCTTTTATCCGCCATATCTCTAATACAGGGGGCATCAGCCGCCACCCTGATCTCCAGCTGGACATGGTGCGGCTGGGCATCGGGCTATATGGAATAGACAGCGGAGAAGTCCATGGGGCGGGCCTTCAGGAGGTTTCCACCCTCAAATCCACCATAGCACAGATCAAGGAATTGAAGGAGGGGGAAACGGTGAGCTATGGCCGCAGAGGCGTGGTTACCAGGAAGTCCAGGATTGCCACGGTGCGGATCGGTTATGCCGACGGGTATCCCCGGGCCTTGGGCAACGGGGTGGGTAAAGTCTGGGTGAACGGCCGGCTGGCGCCTGTTATGGGTACGGTCTGTATGGATATGACCATGATAGACATCACCGGTATGCCTTCCGTGATGGAAGGTGATGAGGTAGAGCTGTTTGGCAAGAACCTGCCGGTACAGGAAGTGGCCCGGTGGGCAGGTACCATTCCATATACCCTGCTGACCGGAGTTTCCCAACGTGTAAAGCGGGTTTATTTTCAGGAATGA
- a CDS encoding TerC/Alx family metal homeostasis membrane protein, whose product MMTPDQITYLVFGIVLVLAIVIDLGLFSKKSTHVSLKQALWVSIFWVALGLGFGVFVWFELGKVQALEYVSAYLMEKSLSIDNIFVFILIFNFFRVKDVYYARVLLIGILMAIIFRVLFITVGMELVNKAHWVLYIFGAFLLYTGIKMFAHKSEDNFDPGSNKVYLLLRRFLPITLDDMGGRYIVKTANGKRLYTSLFVVVIMLATTDIVFAVDSIPAVMVISKDILVVYTSNIFAILGLRSLFFLLKGAADKFSHLQQGIAFVLIFIGIKMLIEYFGIHVPVYISLLVIVTSITASIVYSLNVANRTKAKAPVQEHGHATERDLH is encoded by the coding sequence TTTCGGAATTGTCTTAGTACTGGCCATTGTTATTGATCTCGGACTATTCAGCAAAAAATCCACCCATGTATCCCTGAAGCAGGCGCTCTGGGTCAGCATTTTCTGGGTAGCGCTGGGGCTGGGTTTTGGCGTATTCGTGTGGTTTGAGCTGGGCAAGGTTCAGGCCCTGGAATATGTGAGCGCCTACCTGATGGAGAAAAGCCTCAGTATTGACAATATCTTCGTGTTCATCCTCATCTTCAATTTTTTCCGGGTAAAAGATGTTTACTATGCAAGGGTGCTGCTGATCGGCATCCTGATGGCCATCATCTTCCGGGTATTGTTTATCACGGTGGGCATGGAGCTGGTGAACAAGGCACACTGGGTCCTGTATATCTTCGGCGCCTTCCTGCTGTATACCGGCATCAAGATGTTTGCCCATAAGAGCGAAGACAATTTTGATCCGGGCAGCAACAAAGTATACCTTCTTTTGCGCAGGTTCCTGCCTATTACCCTGGATGATATGGGGGGGCGGTACATTGTGAAAACAGCAAACGGCAAGCGGCTCTATACCTCCCTTTTTGTGGTGGTGATCATGCTGGCCACCACTGATATTGTATTTGCCGTGGACTCTATCCCGGCGGTGATGGTGATCTCCAAGGATATCCTGGTAGTGTATACCAGTAATATCTTCGCTATCCTGGGCCTTCGCTCCCTGTTCTTCCTGCTGAAGGGTGCTGCTGATAAATTCTCCCACCTGCAGCAGGGCATCGCCTTTGTGCTGATCTTTATCGGGATCAAGATGCTGATAGAATATTTCGGGATCCATGTGCCGGTCTATATCTCGCTACTGGTGATTGTGACCAGTATTACCGCCTCCATCGTTTACTCCCTGAATGTGGCTAACCGGACAAAGGCCAAAGCGCCTGTGCAGGAGCACGGTCATGCGACGGAGCGGGACCTGCACTGA
- a CDS encoding lipoprotein signal peptidase, with protein MKSRTVALIIIAIILADQVLKFWVKTGMNYGQQIPLMGNWFRLFFIENEGMAWGWKFGGEWGKLALTLFRLVAVIFGVFYIRGIVQKKYHPGFIVCVAMIFAGALGNLIDSMFYGLIFSASDHSLPMATLFPAGGGYAGFLHGKVVDMLYVPIIENKVMPSWIPIWGGERFTFFSPIFNIADASISVGVIVILLFQRKFFRKHPHQSEGVEKNATVNEAVGV; from the coding sequence GTGAAGAGTAGAACTGTAGCACTTATCATTATTGCTATTATCCTTGCAGACCAGGTGCTGAAATTCTGGGTAAAGACGGGTATGAACTATGGACAGCAGATCCCGCTGATGGGTAACTGGTTCCGCCTGTTCTTTATTGAGAACGAAGGGATGGCCTGGGGTTGGAAATTCGGTGGCGAATGGGGCAAACTGGCGTTGACCCTGTTCCGGCTGGTAGCGGTGATCTTTGGCGTTTTCTATATCCGCGGCATTGTACAGAAAAAATACCATCCGGGCTTCATTGTCTGTGTGGCCATGATCTTTGCCGGTGCATTGGGTAACCTGATCGACAGCATGTTTTACGGGCTGATCTTTTCAGCCAGTGATCATAGCCTGCCTATGGCCACCCTGTTCCCTGCCGGTGGCGGTTATGCGGGATTCCTGCATGGCAAGGTGGTGGATATGCTGTATGTGCCCATCATTGAGAATAAGGTAATGCCTTCCTGGATCCCCATCTGGGGCGGAGAGCGGTTCACTTTCTTCTCGCCCATCTTCAATATTGCGGATGCCTCTATCTCTGTAGGCGTTATCGTGATCCTGCTATTCCAGCGTAAGTTTTTCCGCAAGCATCCGCATCAGTCCGAAGGCGTAGAAAAGAACGCTACGGTCAATGAGGCGGTAGGCGTATAA
- a CDS encoding T9SS type A sorting domain-containing protein translates to MNPYTFMVRSSLLLLITLLTTSSLWAQAPDINVAFGVIKFGNSYVNVSKKTAGGTVEPGDTLEIRTCYWLPNNYLNNANYYLVRFLSNIPTNTVFLSDPGIQQITNEGVLYKQYTSANNDDAASYVASPATGAYNVRMNLGNSASKVTVNTNAANGGGQVVGGTNKPKLNSGTLITTAFQVKVTGAVGQNITLGAAQLRFRKTNSTSTATSDYVIKHTQYQIMITDNAPICADAVGANIVEEGGGTFDSGSVQNRAPRSTDYTLAGNVRKNLAVGSEIDDGYYTIVNNLSPRASIIPGARKQPDCNVPASLPTTDPLNCNNRMFGGHWDIIGDHTGSATPAGNLPPAAGGQGGYMLVVNAEYATIEAYKQSITGLCPNTSYEFSFWIRNVCTNCGIDSNSTQTWKPGVLPNLTVALDGMDRYSTGQVDTVGWVKKGFMFKTGATQTSIDISVRNNASGGGGNDWALDDIFLRTCNPNLTMMPSTLTTICDGDQVNLSCVVKSFFDNYINYTWELSTDNGLNWAPTGHSGAGIPTKNATGEYEYQAFFPSFLGNTAMDGHRYRFRVASTSNNLTDADCSFLNTTTIAVNVEYCHVLSTKVVGFAGTLVNRLSRLEWAVKNESTGTVYEVERSTDGTSFSRIGSVSGKAAANGAASYTLTDNTPVNGAVYYRLRITEPGTQQQFSKTVLLSNSDLELALLKLVNPFTQTLSFDLVSPAKGTTVISLTDMVGRRVKQLSTPVTRGLNSIKLHHLEGLANGIYHLRVEMNGQAINRQVVKAGR, encoded by the coding sequence ATGAACCCTTATACATTTATGGTCCGCAGCAGCCTGCTGTTGCTGATCACCCTGCTTACCACCAGTTCTTTATGGGCCCAGGCGCCCGATATAAATGTTGCGTTCGGGGTCATTAAATTCGGCAACAGTTATGTGAACGTGTCGAAGAAAACTGCCGGCGGCACTGTGGAGCCCGGAGATACCCTGGAGATCAGGACCTGTTACTGGTTACCCAATAACTACCTGAACAACGCCAACTATTACCTGGTGCGATTTCTTTCCAACATTCCCACAAATACCGTTTTCCTGTCAGACCCCGGCATTCAGCAGATCACCAATGAAGGGGTACTGTACAAGCAGTATACCAGCGCCAACAATGATGATGCCGCCTCCTATGTAGCATCTCCTGCCACCGGGGCCTATAACGTCAGGATGAACCTTGGCAACTCGGCCAGCAAGGTCACGGTCAATACCAATGCCGCCAATGGCGGTGGCCAGGTAGTGGGCGGCACCAATAAACCCAAGCTGAATTCCGGCACCCTGATCACTACCGCTTTCCAGGTGAAAGTGACCGGCGCAGTAGGACAGAACATCACGCTCGGCGCCGCACAGCTGCGCTTCCGGAAAACCAATTCTACCAGCACCGCCACCAGCGATTATGTTATCAAACATACCCAGTACCAGATCATGATCACGGACAATGCGCCCATCTGCGCAGATGCCGTGGGCGCTAATATCGTGGAAGAAGGCGGAGGTACTTTTGACAGCGGCTCCGTGCAGAACCGCGCACCCCGCTCTACCGACTATACCCTGGCCGGCAATGTCCGCAAGAACCTGGCAGTAGGCAGTGAAATTGACGACGGCTACTACACTATCGTTAATAACCTGAGCCCCAGGGCCAGTATAATACCTGGCGCCCGTAAGCAGCCGGATTGTAACGTACCTGCCAGCCTGCCAACCACAGATCCGCTCAACTGTAATAACAGGATGTTCGGCGGTCACTGGGATATCATCGGCGACCATACCGGCAGCGCTACGCCCGCCGGTAATCTACCACCCGCCGCAGGCGGCCAGGGCGGCTACATGCTGGTGGTGAACGCTGAGTACGCTACTATTGAAGCCTATAAGCAATCTATTACCGGCCTTTGTCCCAATACCTCTTACGAGTTCTCCTTCTGGATACGGAACGTATGTACCAACTGCGGTATAGACTCCAACAGCACCCAGACCTGGAAACCAGGCGTGCTGCCTAACCTGACCGTAGCCCTGGATGGTATGGACCGCTACTCCACCGGACAGGTGGATACCGTAGGCTGGGTCAAAAAAGGATTTATGTTCAAGACCGGCGCCACCCAGACCTCCATTGATATTTCTGTCCGGAACAATGCTTCCGGCGGCGGCGGGAACGACTGGGCCCTGGACGATATCTTCCTGCGCACCTGTAACCCCAACCTCACCATGATGCCCTCCACCCTGACCACTATCTGTGATGGCGACCAGGTGAACCTCTCCTGCGTAGTGAAATCTTTCTTCGACAACTATATCAACTATACCTGGGAGCTGAGCACCGATAACGGCCTTAACTGGGCGCCTACCGGGCATAGCGGAGCGGGTATACCCACAAAAAATGCCACCGGCGAATACGAGTACCAGGCCTTCTTCCCCTCCTTCCTGGGGAATACGGCCATGGACGGACATCGTTACCGCTTCCGTGTAGCATCCACCAGCAATAACCTGACCGATGCGGACTGCTCTTTCCTCAATACCACTACCATTGCCGTGAACGTGGAATACTGCCACGTCCTCAGCACCAAAGTGGTGGGCTTCGCCGGCACGCTGGTGAACCGGTTATCAAGACTGGAATGGGCTGTGAAAAATGAAAGCACAGGTACGGTATATGAAGTGGAACGCAGCACAGATGGAACCAGTTTCTCCAGGATCGGCAGCGTTTCCGGAAAAGCCGCAGCCAATGGTGCAGCATCCTATACGTTAACAGACAATACACCGGTGAACGGCGCCGTATATTATCGCCTGCGGATCACAGAGCCCGGCACCCAGCAGCAGTTCAGTAAAACGGTATTGCTCAGCAATTCGGACCTGGAACTGGCCCTGCTGAAACTGGTGAACCCCTTCACCCAGACCCTGAGCTTTGACCTGGTAAGCCCCGCCAAAGGAACAACCGTTATTTCTCTGACCGATATGGTGGGAAGAAGAGTGAAGCAGCTGTCCACACCCGTTACCCGGGGACTGAACAGCATCAAGTTGCATCACCTGGAAGGTCTTGCCAATGGCATCTACCACCTGCGGGTGGAAATGAATGGCCAGGCCATCAACCGCCAGGTAGTAAAGGCAGGAAGATAA